The Bombus pascuorum chromosome 5, iyBomPasc1.1, whole genome shotgun sequence genome segment TTAATAAATATGGAAGATGAAATAAGTGATACGGACAAAACTTTTTTGGATTGGGTGAAAGAAGGACATAATGAAAAAGTACAAGAACTACTAAACAAAGAACCAAAACATGCAAATTTAATAGATTCGGAAGGTCTGTTACCTATACACTGGGCTGCAGATCGAGGTCATTTGAGAATTAtagaacaattaattaaaaaaggagcAAGTGTAAATTCACAAGATGAAGATGGACAAACACCATTGCATTATGCAGCTTCATGTGGGCATCTTGATGTTGTAAAGTATTTACTGTCTATTGGAGCTGAGTccataaaagataataatggTATGACACCTAAAGACATTGCTGATGaacatttaaaacatatattgtgattaaatattaatatatgtaatcaTCATGTAATAACTAAATTTAACAATGaatgttaataaattgaattaatgattttttcatagtattttatattatagtttaattgtttttagaaactctttatttataaacaaataaatcttCCATTAGCTTTTTTAACTATATTCACAGCCTAAGCACTTCTTAGGTAAATGCATAATTTATCAGAGACAATGTTAAAACGTTTTTACATAGTAGTACATTTTTAGGCacgaaatataaatagtattttaacattaatGGAGTACACAGAGGCTAATGTACTCactttacaaatatttctaaattaattaatgaggaaaaaatgtataacttGTAACAATCAAagatattcgataaattacatacttaaaatcattatttcaaataagatGTAAATGTTGTTGCATTAGTTATATccttattataattaatatatcagTCAAGTATGcatattactacaaaaaaaGAATGTAGAAACCAAGAAGTTAGATGATCTATACTAcactaaaaaaatttataaaatattctgccaTTTTTGTTTTGGCTTAACTAATATAAcaatgtttaatatataaatttcatctaATATAAATCCTGATTGTTTGATGGAATGGATAAAAGTATGTTTAtgatgtatttaaatattgtttttagcaactaaaaattttatcaagtagtttttcaataaaatatcatattgaaattttatatctatatcatCAAACAATCAGTTACAAATgtgaattattgaaataagaaataatcaaacaaatttataacattttcctTAATAATGTTGTTTAAAGATAGTTCGCTAAATCGTATTTTCAACATGCAGGtgatttcatataaaaaaacaaatataaaattagatttgttttttattattgcatacttgtaaaaacagaaaagaattttttatatatgaaattattacgtgttatatacaatatatttatcaatacatacattttcctttacatttaaaaaatactccATTTTCAGAAGGTacaatttgttaatatattgtaacatttttgtaaatcACAAAATAAGTATTgcattattaaacaaaaataaaacaattttgtatatgtaatacaataaaataagttttGAATAATTGGATAATGTTATTAAACAGTTTTTTATTTGAGCTAAATAActgaaaattttagaatttttggCAATATTATAAACTCTATATTATCACAGTattgttattttgtaaaacaaaTATACGCAAAGGATGcctatttatttacattaaagtcaatttatattagttcatccaaaattctttgCAACAACTTAAAGctaattcgaaaaattcatcCCTTTtctgtgtttttttttataagtaATCACCTTATTAAATGCATTACAATCTAGCATATACTCTgcaagtataaataaataacatacaaaTGTGTTATAGTTAATGCCAAATATATACCATtttgtattacataataaccaTACTGAAAGTTGTGTGCTTAAAAGGTATGTCAATCTAGAGACATTAAATGCCACgtctttttatacatttatatgttTTCATTATTCTGATAACAAGTATAAAAGTCAATaagttgcaaaaatattagagttaaatatgaaaataagatgtataactttttttaattatctttaatatatgactataaaaacttaaaaatgtttaatcttACAATTGCAAATTTAGTTCTTGTTTATTATCACTTtaaaaataccgaagaaaacatattttttcgcCTTCTgcataatttcaaaaagttaaaatgaaatttcatttaactgTGCTATCAATTTCAATGTGATTCTCGAAATTGGAACATTCATTATTTAACatcaaaaataagaaaatttacattatctTGTTAAGAGTTTCCTACAgttccatattattttataagaaatatagccttcattttttaaaaatattaatttctataaagttctcttataaatgtaataatcaCTTTTTATACAGTTGATTCTAGAGATTAGTACTTTCGTGTTCCGATTTAACACGCGCGGTGGGTGGAGGTGGTGGTGGCGGTTGTGGTCGCGGAGGTCTTTGATGAAATCTTGGAGACGCCGGAACAGGTTGTTGCGGTGATTTAACAACTACCACCGTCTCAGTCTGAGTTTGCACATCGATAATATTTCCTTCTGATCTGGTTCGCACGTGAGCTTTCGTTTGTTCCGGAGCGTTCAATTTGGCTGGCTTTTCCGGTCGTTCGCCGTACAAGGACATAGACGAAGGTCGACTACCTACACTGGGGCTTCTCTGTAAGTTCGAAGCCGCGTTGCCATTGTTGTTGCCCGAGGTGCAGAACGCATTGCCATTGCCACGCACTTGTATTATACTGACCTGTTGTTTGTCCACTGAATATACATGAGCTCTTTCCAAAGTTAAAGGCTATAGgttattaaaaaggaaaaagatattaatagctctgacaaattattatgcgattcgacatttttttcatgaaaatagCTTTTAACACGTTTATTCTTCATCTTTATTTATAGCTTACGTtattgtatttcaaaattGCAATATCCAGGCAGTGATATTTGTCGAGTCCATTGGCAGTaactacatttattttaaagaattatctTACATATACTGAATCTAAACGTGACGTTTAGAAACTCTTAATACTCACTCCTGCTTCGCTGTCTAGGTTTTCGTTACTGTGCCGTGGTTGTTGTTTAATAAGGCTCGAAGGTCGTATTAATCCGGCTGGTCGTTCTGGAATCGCCGGTTTACTGCTTCTATCAAGTGTGCTTGTACATACAGGATTATTGTCCGCCTTCTTACGTAATTCAACCGTTTCTTCTTTAAGATTaagatatatattaaacatttcgTATTATGCTtctcaataaaaaaattataaaaacatttacCCGCATTATGTACTATGTTGGTTATACTTCTTGGGGCAGCTACTGGTCTACGTCTTTCTAATGTAGCGGGAGGCGGTCTTTCGGTTGGTATTACCTTTAATTTTTGCGTagaattttctgaattttcaaGTTCCACGAGAGACTTATTGCacgatatattttccataGCGTTCCTTTCAAGAGCAATAGGagcatttaatttcttttcagcCTTTTGAGTTTCTTGATTAATCTTTTCAGTTTCTGTGTTTGCATTATGTAAATCTTCCTGTACCTCATCAACGCGTTCTGAACAATTAACTAACGAGGAATCAATAAATGCATTTACTTCAGTATTGTGTTGTTTAGTTTCTGTTTCTGTGCTTCCATCCTGTTTATCTGTACTAGTGTCATGTTTTGTAATTGATTCGGTATTTGTTTCATGCTTTTTTATGCGATTAAGAGTCCCTGAAGTTAAAGGTCTAGGTGGCTTATCAGGCGTGGGTGGTGGTTTATCATCAGGTTTCTTATCATGTTTATCCGGAGTAGTGCTACTTGGTGGTGTTGGAGCTGGTTTGTTTTTCCTACGAGCTGCTGGTTTAGGACTGCCTTGTGGAGGACTTTCTCCATGATCACTAAGACTACTGTTAGAAATGCAACGACGCATACTCGTAGTTTGATTTTCCGAACCATTTATAATACCAACTTCTAAATCGCGATCAAAATCGATTTCACCAGGAAAAAACCAATCTGCATACGTGATCAATTGATCAACTATAAGACTAGAGTTATTAGCTGTACTCATGTTCAttctgaaataataaatattacattaatagaGATTATCATATAACTTTTTCTATGATGatcaatgataaaaattatgtaaatgaataatattcttaCACCATTGTATTTGCATCCTCTTGTGGACTCCATATTAAATTGGGCGCGATTACAATCGCAATATTTTGTGGCGACATTTTGTTCACATCTTGGTTTTTAGTAAGAACAGCTAGAAATTTGATTAGGAACCgcaaattttctaaatttacaGCTGGTAACTTATGTAACACCTCCCATAGAGCCCTTAATCTTGTTTCATTCTGAGTTATTTTTGCAGCCGCCATCCATTCAGGATACAATCtttgaaataagataaaaatgacgaatataatgttataattttcttcgttatcaTTATGGacagtaaatattatttttatatttacttgtaAGTTAGGAGAGGTTCGGGTAGTTCTCGAAGATAAGATTTTAATGCACCAGCAATGACATGTGGATCTTTATACTCAAGAGCAGTTGGTAATGTAAGGCAGCATGCATCTAAACTCAATTTAATTCGCCGTGATTTTGACGCAGCGCCAGCTATTCTAAAAAGGCCCTCTTCTTCCATACCTAATCTTAGCAACGCAGATACACACAATTGAACGGGTAATGCAATTTTTCTGTTAGTTACTCTGAGATGTTCTTCCAAAGGATAACCATAAACTGGTTTCATTTCGTTATCATCTACAATTATGAAACAGGGTTacatattaaatgaaattttttggtAAATTCGTCAAACACGCTAAATGTTTCTGGTTTATAAATACGATtaaatacgtactaatatagCTTTCTAATCCAGGAATGAGCTCTTCAAGGCAATGTAGTGCACTTTCATGATAAGCTCTTTGAAGTTttacatattgtataataGTATGTGCTAATTCAGTTTCTCGTGACATAAGTTGAAACATTTCTGCAGCTAGTTGATCTCTACATTGCTCAACTTTAGTTTCTGCTTCTTCCAATTCTTCTCTTAAATTATCTACCTTTGTTGCACCTGCACCTATTGcacaatattaatttcaaaacataaacataattcttgtaatataatttaaaaatcagattaaaatttcttcttacTAGCACTATGTTTACTGGCTTGTTGATATCTTGTCCTCACACTATCCATATCTAAAGTTAGTCGAGCTAAATTTCTTTtgtgttttattatgtttGGTACATCCGTATCTAAAATATGTTGAAGAGGCATTGCAACGTATTGTTCAACTTTTGCTTCATGTTCAATTGCCTCATTTGCTAAATACATCTGTGCACGACCACACTCTGACAAAGTAAAACCCATGAGACCATCTTCAGGAGCATTTTCCAACATTGTTTGACCTAATACATATTCTGGACACTTTTTCTAAAaggatatatattttaaaaaggtaaaaagaaGCTATCatcaaaatttaaacataaatttcatcaTTATGTATTACCAATCGCTTTTCCTTCAGTGCAACATCTTGTGTCATAGCCTGATTTGGGGGATTACCAAGTCTTTTGTTTAATCCAATGAGAGCCATTCTGATTTGATCTACATGTTTATCTGCAGCTTGTAAATCATCTGTAAGCACTTCTGTTTTGCCAGCtctataaaaacaaatatttgaccTGTTAATTTTTGAACACtgacaaattcaaattaacaCAACGGTCTTTAAAGCCAATCCATTTTGAGATAGTCTGATTCATAAGCTATTTTGGTATATCATGTCCGCTTCTATTGAATCTTATGGTGTTTTgacattgttaaaaattatattgtttaaaaattatacagaaaaaCAGAGATTCTTATCTTTTGTTATGAtagatatatcaaaatatcatattattatatgctttacttaaaaatgtttaatattttatctaccCATTGTAACATTTAGAAAATGCACAATTTTCGTAgacttttaaatgaaattaaatcacAATTACCGAGAAAATGTTTGATCAGCAAGCTGTTTAACTCTGAAGAATTGTTTCTTCATGATTGATAAACACCTAACgcttattatataaataaaattacacgataATCTACTAAATTATGATCACTTATCACTTGTTAACTGTAACGACTTTCACGAGCACACATGTTTAGTATAATTAGACGACATTAAAAAAATGCagacgataaaaaaaatagagagaaTCCTTCGTATCACTCGAAAGGCAGCAATTCGTCATAATGTTTGTATAATGATCCCACACCCTCTATGAACAAATAGAATGTCCCGATCGATATATCCTTCCACAATATCGATGAGTTTCCACTCTcaaaaaagtttcaagattCACTTCTTGGatcttaaattttgtaaacgtgtcaaaatcatagaaattttaatcgcgGCATTTTATTTCCTTGTTCACCATTGGTTGTTTAATGCAACCGCGAAACCGAGCAAAGATTTTCACGTTGTTCATTATTTGACAAAACTTGGATCACGTGTCAATTTTGCTTTCCTTTTTAAACAGGcattaaatttctatcaaaagATTCGATAACGGGACAACCAACAAGTTTTTACTGTTCTCGGTCGGCCATTCTTGTTTCTCACTGTGATACAGATTTCGTTTAGAACGAGAAATCGTTTTAACCGCGCGAGatttgaaacataaaattcgCGAAACGCGTTAAGTAATCGTAACGATGTGACCTACAGCaactcacgaaagtattttaacatttattataaaataattttatgtatttattgtgtctattatatataaattgcggatttttatgcaaatttatatttttatggataCAACTAAAGCAATAAAACTAAAGTAGAATTTCGTTCTacctattaaaaattataacgatattattttattacgtttttgTATATTGTATGCACTCTgtgcattttatataaaacaatttgaaattttattagtgcTGTAATGACATACGactatcatgattatattgttcaaatttatcaaagaaattcTATTACCATAGATTACCTAACTAGGTTTTAGGAATATATGTTTGAAGTTTTAAATTGAAGGTTTATTTGTAAGCTTAAGGTATAAAACAAGCAATGATTCTATCCAAAAATCATAATATGTagatggaaaaaataaaataaactattgcttaaatttataacttatttagttacaagatatttattgcaaacatatatttagtaaaaactTAGTATGCAGCATAAATAGCTATCTTAACcatagaataaatattaaatatgatcCCACTGAATATCaagatttattaatgaatacttttgtgatctctgcaaaatataagaaataaatatatatgtatattttcaaacttgttcgtataaattacattttaatacaaaacctttttcataaaaagtttttatagATGTTCGAATTAATGatactgaaataaaataaatattagcaaaattgtatataagttttgatatatttttcgtacTACGAAATGTTTTTCAAAAAAGCGTTATTATACAATACAAGCGTTAAATAAGTATAGCAATCATAACCTATTCGTAGTGTGTAAGGtatcgatatatcgatattCATTGTAACGTATCATGTAATCGATAACTATTCAACCATATTTTGACGATGACTTCAAATCATGTCAATTGAGAAAGGGAAGAAGGGAATTATGTATTGTTAGTTGTCACACGTTGGCCTTTATTTCTCAACTAATCGTGACCATCTGTTGACTCTTAACACACAATATCGGTTAACGACACTTGAAGTGTTCGCGCGGAAGATTTGTCTCGActttttctcattcttttcctctatttttggtaaattttattcaaagtgAACATCATGACAATAGATAGAGGCTTTTTAAATGTGTTGATACTGAGTTGGGGATTTATGCTGGTATTTACCGCGTTTCAGACAATGGGAAATATCGAGGtaagtttgaaaataagatcatcacaatattttaatgttgatctgaattttttaatctttctttattacatatatttcgcatttttgtacaaaatatacatatacattttattttatataaatcacTATCCAATGTGGTTTGTATAGATAACGTTTGATAcaacatatacataaattcaataaattttgtatatgcATGAgttatatttagttttatcaCAGAGGAAATACTTCTCCCTCTGGTTTCATAATTATCCATTCGTTatacgaaaaatttaaaatgtaattagcgaataaactgaaaatgaataaaatttttaatattttgcggAAATATTGTCAATATGTAGCTGaacataaattaatgttaaaataagGTTTAATGGAACCATTTAAATGGACAATGTATGAAACTGTTTGTCTTTCTCAACTACGTAAGGTTAGCATATgtcaaatttaaaagaaactttcaTTATTCTTATAGctttgttatacgttataataataaataatattgtaagtTGAACATTTagttacaatatttatcataatcaATTGAAATTACCTTAAacactttatttaaatattttttattgtatgcTTAAAACATATTGTGTTCATTATTACGCATGGTTTAAGTTGTGGAGCCATTATTTTAAgtgaaagttatttaatattaagtactgcaaatgtaataattttggaatcattaaaaatcaataattaaattgtccATTAgtattttccttctttaacTATACAATACTTTAactatatatttacttatatactattatgttaagaaatatagcacgttttttatgtattccaTACCTATAATGGTTCTTTGTTGAAGTTTTAAAATCAcatgattattatattaacatatttaacAATACACTTAATAATTTGGAAACATAAATTagtgataaatataataatattaattataatgttaTCTAATATAGattaactataataataatataattatatatattgttgttGTATGATTAACAGATAGCAtttcttatcatttttatatgcgCAGTACTTTTTACGTAAGAATATGTAAGATGTTTTTCACAATAATGTAATTCGTTAAAGTGATTCATTTATGTTTCATTAGAATAAAAGCATGGATCATTAGTATCATAGCATTCATTTAAGCAAATATAAACAtgtgattttgaaattttatacatacaatgttaaaaaaaatgttttccacGAAAGAGTCAGTTGTTTATATAGGAGAAACTTAACGGAATATCCAGattcattatttctttttaatttttatctacaaAGATTCCAATATCAATGTAATTTCTGTAAATGGAATTGTacacatatttttatcatttaaggATGTTTATAACAAGCatatttaaatgataatttcTCGAGTATCGTTATAAAAGATTAGCGACAAATTTCACATTCTGTTAGCATCTATTAGATAAAACGAATGAGCCGCGAGAAGAGAAACAATTAAGTCGAACCGTGTCGGTCTGGTTTGAATccaaatgtaaaattattattctttattatattcttaatatGCGATAagcataatattaattttagctGAAATTTAAGCTGATAATATCACTATCAGCCATTTATCGGATCTAAGATAAAAGTAGGAATTTTTgtgattattttctataagtATGCATGGTGCGTAAAAATTGTagattaaagtattattttcttttaacaataacatataatttcataacttTAATGGTCGTCATTGCAATTGttgtaacgatataataaaaatgttattaatactctgtattaaagtataaagtaaAAGCCACAATATGACATATATGTcgataagataatattatttctttcatctttatAAAGACgtacatataatgttataaatacagaatacaaatacataatatattgaatatgGCACATCGATATGTACATATCGTATAGAACGTGTTTAATGAATGATTCAATGCACAGCAAGAAAGAGATATCATTTAATTGTCAAGCCCTGATAACTCCTATCAATTTTATCCCGCAATGAAGATGAAAGCAAGAAAGCTGTGATCTAGTTTGCAATGAGTATAAAATCGAACAGATAATGACTGtacaaataaaagtatttattgaaataaggTCGGTATGTAATCGAAATATCTACctcgtaaaaataatatttttaaattgggATCATCGTGAAGTTCTGTATGTTTGTTTCTACATTTATGTATAGAAATATCAATGACGATATTGGTATCTGTAATCAAATTTGTTAGTATAACAAcagattgtaaaaatttacaataattgaaattaatttgtttttagaaTACAttcttgcaatatttttttattataacttattatgcctattttgaaattaatattaaaaatgtactattaataaattattagtgcattttatattttttaaaatcactCGATCgtcattatataaattattctaaagaTGGCATTTATTAACGTACGAAATCATGTTGACCTGTTTTATAAACAGTGAGCTAAAGACCTATGTAGTAAGCAACGAAAGGATATTGGTGATTAGTTAAAGTTAAGTAATCATTGATTACTTGACTTAACACTCTACTTTGTTAGTTAATCCATAGTTCCTGGTATTACATGACGCGCTAAATTGATTTTCAACGCAACAAAGTTTATCTCTTTCTAAGCTATATTTTATACCGCATAAAAATAAACCTTTCACTTTTATTGAAAGAACGAGATTAAAACGTCTCGGTCTAGAATTACATGTTACATTCCGATCATGGGCATCggtatatctatatatacttTGTTCATCGTTGCTGAAATGCAAaaactttcaaatattaatgCGATCCATGCAAATGaccaattatttctttcacgttagaataaaaaaagatatcaatcatttataatagtcattcgtaattaaaatcattCAGGCTAATATGTATTCTTATTCCACAGTTTTTTAAAATCGGATTGTAACAATCATGGTCCTTATAGTTCTACTCAAAATAACCTATAGACCATGTTGTAACTAAAGATGtcgaagtatttaaaaaatgacaaaGATAACGAAAGTCCAacttattaaaaacataaacatgttatattctattatattaggCTTATTTTCTGTGCAGAAAACAGTGCTGCAAAGTATTAACGAGGATGATCCGAATTTCACCGGCGAGGCCTACACTAGCTTAGCGATAATCTATGCCGTGTTCGCCACGTGCAATTGGTTAGCGCCGTCGTACATTTCGATGACAGGGCCGAGGATCGCTATATTGACCGGCGCTTGTTGCTACGTCCTTTTCATAGGATCTTTCCTCTGGCCTCAAAACGTTCTGCTCTATGCTGCTTCCTGTATCCTAGGTCTGGGAGCTGCTTTGATATGGACTGGACACGGACAATACCTAACGGAAAACAGCGACTCGGACACAATGTCCAGAAACGCTGGTATATTCTGGGCGATTTTTCAGTGCTCCATGTTTGCTGGCAACCTTTTCGTCTACTTCATGTTTACCGATTCTAAGATCAATGCGACGACTAGGAGACTCGTTTTCGGTGTGCTCACCGGATTAGCTATTCTCGGCACGTGTTTACTGGCTACCTTGAGAAGGATATCGAATAGCCTAGTTTTAGGCGAAGCAGAAGGTGTCTCCAGCGCTGACAAAGAACTTCGCATACCAGAACCTGCAAGGAAGAAACCGTTGTTGGCTGCCTGGCATGCTTTAACCGATGCGATCGatctttttattacaaaaaagaTACTTCTGCTATCTTCCATGTTTGTGTATACTGGACTGGTGTTGACGTTTTATTCGGGCGTCTACTCGTCCAGTATCGGATTCACCAAAGCAATGGGTGATTCGCGTAAGAGTCTGATTGGTCTTTCTGGAATTTTCATTGGAATCGGAGAAGTGGTTGGCGGAGCTCTCTTTGGCATCTTTGGCTCGAAGGTATCTCGTATCTGTGGCGTGTGGTCGGTGGTGCTTACCGGGTTCTGCGCACATTTATTCGCTttcgtttccattttcttGAATCTACCGAACGACTCGCCATTCGCAGATACCGATAGCATAGGATATATCACTCCCTCGCCAGTTTTGGCAATGGCTGGAAGTCTCGCTCTGGGTTTTGGAGATGCCTGTTTCAATACCCAGGTCTATTCGTTATTAGGCATATTATTTCCACAACGAAGTGCACCAGCTTTCGCACTGTTTAAATTTTGCCAATCGGTCGCGGCTGCGGTAAGTTTCGCTTACAGTAATGTCGTTTATCTCCATGTACAGCTCCTAATCTTAACGATAACGATCGTTATTGGTACTACTACTTTCTGTTTCGTTGAGTATAGCACaagaagggaaagagagagtaGTCAATCGGAGAGCGACGTGTCGAGCGAGTAACCTATTTAAGGACCAACGTTGCGTTAACGtaacatttcatttataatcttatcatgatttaattaattaattcgcattatctaattttatcgaatttacattatgattatgaaattctaaaaatttattggGTGTTTTTATCTTTAGCATTTCTTCTTTCGcctaaatttaataatattgccaattttaaaaaaagttgaACTTCTGAACATTATAGAACTTGTTTGATGTACCTTTTCTCTAATAATGTTGCGTTTACGCAACTTTTACACGTTATCTCATTGTTTGGTTCTGAATGGATTAcaaatagagaaaaaataGAACGATGGAAGCTTAAAAAATGCTCAAgcaaatgaatttattttattgttatgaGAAGAGTGGTAAcaatgatatattattttataaaaatagatagtTAAGACTAaagattttgttatatatatatatacgcatacatatgtattagaTTGGAGCGTATGAATGTCGTTTTTTTCAAGTTTGAATTTCGCGCGCTAATACCACGCATTCAATTCTGTCCCATTATTAGTTATCAACCACGTTAAAgaaggaatttattatataagtcAGGAGTATTCAATGTAAAGATTTTCTtgcgaaatttaaatttggaaaaagTAGTGGTGTTGGAAGCATAAAGATTTCTGGAAATCTAAATATAGAATTTGGGGGAAGACTAAAGATTTTTCCAATTCCACGtaagcaattttttaatgcgtaaattatttcaaaggaATTTATAAACCGAGGAAATTATATCAGCTCTATTTGTAGACTTTTTGAATTCTATAATTGACTAATTCCAAAATTGTTATGAATCAGAAGTAATGACAAAAATTAGTTAGTTTTCAAAAAGCATATCAAACGATATTGAAATTACTATGATCAAATACGATACATATGAAGAAACTACGTACAACTAAAGCTTTATTGTATGAAACGGCATTTAATATGCATTGATCCAACGTTAACAATTTTTGCTGCTACTGACGCAACATTGCGTCGCTTTAactacatatttaaataacgcTGTTCATTTAACtgttg includes the following:
- the LOC132907349 gene encoding acyl-CoA-binding domain-containing protein 6 is translated as MSIEKTFNKATIYLQSLASELNSTELLKFYALYKQATIGSCNISKPNWYQMQARQKWEAWKSLNDMSCDDAMNNYVLELSKLNPNWEQDAQSESNNWVAISRLINMEDEISDTDKTFLDWVKEGHNEKVQELLNKEPKHANLIDSEGLLPIHWAADRGHLRIIEQLIKKGASVNSQDEDGQTPLHYAASCGHLDVVKYLLSIGAESIKDNNGMTPKDIADEHLKHIL